Genomic segment of Sebastes fasciatus isolate fSebFas1 chromosome 3, fSebFas1.pri, whole genome shotgun sequence:
GTGTTCACAGCTAAACATCTGGTAGTGTGTCTGATTGTGTCCTTCTCAGCTCCGCATCAAGGGTACAGAttggcgttatcagtcgctataagcctcatagatgtgggtcaattggggcctactacacccattagtagcttttatcatctattcacatggtagatcagcGAAAGGACGTATAATAGAACAtgacagtgacctctagtgaccgcagtaattatgacaggagtagaagcagaagtcaggggCTGTAGTATAAACAGCGTGAAACTCAATAAGGGGTAGAGGTTGGGGGCAATGGacgggacacaaaacacagggtttttaCCTAGGAGACTGGAAttcgcatcccgtgtgaaatcaACAATCTGTTATTTTtggccaaaacacaatgttttccactaaacttaactaagtggggttttttttccgcataaacctaaagaagttgtagttctgttgactaaacctaaataaagttgtagttttgttacctacacctaaagaagttatagttttgttgactaaacctaaagaagttgtagtttgttgcctaaacctaaataaagttgtagttttgttacctacacctaaagaagttgtagttttgttgactaaacctaaagaagttgtagtttgttgcctaaacctaaagaagttgtagtttgttgaCTGAACCTgaataaagttgtagttttgttacctacacctaaagaagttgtagttttgttgactaaacctaaagaagttgtagtttgttgcttaaacctaaagaagttgtagtttgttgcctaaacctaaagaagttgtagtttgttgactgaacctgaagaagttgtagttttgttgcctaaacctaaataaagttgtagttttgttacctacacctaaagaagttgtagttttgttgactaaacctaaagaagttgtagtttgttgcctaaacctaaagaagttgtagtttgttgcctaaacctaaagaagttgtagtttgttgactgaacctgaagaagttgtagttttgttgcctaaacctaaacgagcctttttgtttgtgttcaaaacgtaacgtttagttacattttacaacatgttagaatgtgttgcttttgaGTTTCACTTATAGTAGGTacagtaggcccctattgactcacatctatggtgcttatagcgactgataatctctatttaatggcctgataactgTCGAATCGGGGGTAGCAACATGTCTACATATAATTAACAGTAAAATCCATCAATCTGACTAACAAGCTTTCACTCTTCCTGTGTGCAGGTACATGGCCATCCTCTACCCTCTGAAGCCTCGTATGAAGTACCAGACGGCATACTGCGTGATCCTGACGGTCTGGATCGTCCCCATCTTCATCTCCATCCCCTCCGCCTACATGGCCTCCGAGACGACGTACCCCCATATGAAAGGTGGCCCCCACAAGACCTTCTGCGCTCAGATCTGGCCCGTGGACCAGCAGGCTTACTACCGCTCCtacttcctcctcatcttcgCTCTGGAGTTCATGGGCCCGGTGACCGTCATGGCTGTCTGCTACATCCAGATTTCCAGGGAGCTGTGGTTTAAGGACGTCCCGGGATTCCAGACAGATCAGATCCGGAAGAGGCTCCAGAGGCGTCGGAGGACGGTGGTGGTGCTGATTCTGGTGCtggtcgcctacgtcctgtgcTGGGCGCCGTACTACGGCTTCGCCCTGCTGCGGGACTTCTACCCCACCCTCATATCCAGGGACAGGAACTCCCTGGTGGTCTTCTACATCATCGAGTGCATCGCCATGAGCAATGGGGTCATCAACACCCTCTGCTTTATGAGTGTCCGACACAACACCAAGCGCCTGAAGAAGGCGGGCAAGTTCCAGCTGAGGATGGTGACTTTTGCGGCCGCCAAGTCGGTGGATGAAGGGGACGCACGGACCTGCTCCGTCCGAGTGACGGAGGACACGGAGGGAGCTCGGCTGAAGTAGAGGTCAAACATCTGACAGATCTGCTGCAGCTCGCCCAGAAACAGAGCAAAGAGACGCACAGAGTGGAAATTTTCAACGTGTATTACCCGACCAGAGATGATGTGCTTCCAATAGGCGTAGCGGGCGTGGCTCATACAGCGAAGAAAAGAACAGTGGGGCCATGTTGTAGTTCTGTTTCTGGAAATTCTGGATTTAAACGTTGGTCTCGCCTCGAGGAAAGATGTTCTTATCCTGGCAAGACAACCCTGTGTGATCATGGAAGTACTCGGAAGATGTTAACCGCTTTCGGACAACAAGTAAAAAACGTTTGTATTCCCCTACAAGCCTGCATCATATACGGGGGCTACAAGCACGTGCAGCAGCGTAAAGTGCAAAAGATGCTGGCTGAAGTGGAATATAAATCCCCAAaccatcccaactcatcacatactgacgctttgccatcggcttcacttttcggTCCCAataaacacttgcttaggtttaggcaacaaaaccacttgtgcgcacaggacacgaacagcggtctcatggatgaaagccttgtgtttattAGACCCGTCACCACTCTCCCGGaccactttctctgagtgtttaatattgacgcggatgggtttacatggTAGTTAATTGAAAGCTTGGCGCGTTTCATAGaagcgctaaagggtgccttttGCATCCAGCGCCGAgggtgacaaagcgtcggtatttgacgacctgggaatgagaatgagcTGAAATCAGAGGGTATGGTGATTAATAAATGcgctctcagccaatcacatcacTGATCTCATTGCTCTGAAACAGCTGAGCCAATCACAGGGAAGCATGACAACAATGACTCATCATGCTGCTGCCCTGATGATCTGCAGCCGGAGACTGATGGTGTGtatatttaatttgtacaatgatgataaataaataataaaaaatgttgatg
This window contains:
- the prokr1a gene encoding prokineticin receptor 1a, with the protein product MDDPTNSSLALSDYVLANDGLDYEIPLDEIPDTTQGQAFFVATIVIAVVLVGIMLVCGVGNCLFIASLARYKQLRNLTNLLIANLAVSDVLVAAVCCPFLLDYYVVKQLSWDHGLLLCASTNYLRTVSLYVSTNALLAIAVDRYMAILYPLKPRMKYQTAYCVILTVWIVPIFISIPSAYMASETTYPHMKGGPHKTFCAQIWPVDQQAYYRSYFLLIFALEFMGPVTVMAVCYIQISRELWFKDVPGFQTDQIRKRLQRRRRTVVVLILVLVAYVLCWAPYYGFALLRDFYPTLISRDRNSLVVFYIIECIAMSNGVINTLCFMSVRHNTKRLKKAGKFQLRMVTFAAAKSVDEGDARTCSVRVTEDTEGARLK